A region of the Streptomyces durocortorensis genome:
GCATACGCGCAGTTCGGGCAGTGTACGAGGCGAGGAGACCGGGAACCGCCGACCCCCGAGCCTGGTGCGTGAGGTCCATTCCTGATCACCCGCTCCACGGCCAAGACCCAGGTCACGACCCGGGTTTCGCGCGCCCCATCCCGCTGTCACGGGTCGCCTCAGGGCGACGCCCTCTGTGGCTCGTCGCACAGATGTGGGTCGGCGTGGTCGTGGCCGGTTCTGCGACGCTTCCGTCCGACAAGCGACGGCGGAACGAGGAAGCCGGTGGGATTCCGGCACAGTACCGCCACTGTGCAGGGGGAGCGACTCCGCCATGGCCACCGCCCCGTCCGGGGTGGGAAGGCCGGAGAAGCTTTGATCCCGAGTCAGGAGACCCACGCCGTCGCACCTCGATGCACGGGGCGGATCTCCCCAGGAGAGACGGTGGCACGCGTGTGCCGGCGTACCCAAGGAGGAGCTCGCTTGTGAGGCGATCACACAGGCAAGCGCACCGGCAGCCGGACCGTGAGCCGCCAGTGCTCCGGGCCTTCCGGACCGGCCTCCATTTCGCCGTTCAGCAGCCGCACGCGCTCAAAGAGGCCGGGCAGGCCGTGCCCGGACGTCGGGAAGGCCCCCCGGGTCATGGCGCTCCCGGCTCCGGTCCGGTTGACCACGTCGAGCTCCAGCGAGTCCGGGGCGGTCGCCACCTTGACCCGGATCGGGCCGCCCGCTCCGTGCCGCAGCGCGTTCGTCAGGCCTTCCTGGAGAATGCGGTACGCCGCCCTGGACAGCGTCCCCTGCACCTGCGCGCAGTCGCCCGACATCTCAGGCTCCACCTCCGCGCCCGCGTGCCGCATGCGGTCGAACAGCTCGGGCAGGTCGGTCAGGGCCCGGGCCGGGGCCGTTCCCGCCTTCTCCTCGCGCAGCATGCCCAGCACGTAGTCCAGATCCTCAAGGGCGGCCCGGGTCGACTCCTCGATGCTGCGCAGGGCGGCCCGGGCCGCCACCGGGTCGGCACCGAGCACCTCGCCCGCCACCGCCGCCTGGATCGTGGCGGACGTCAGCGTGTGGCCGATCGAGTCGTGCAACTCGTGGGCCAGCCGGTTGCGTTCGGCCAGTGCCCGCTCCCGCTCGGCGGCCAGCGCGAGCCGCTCGGCCGACGACGGACCCAGCAGCCTGGGGGCCAGCCACCGCAGGGCGTGCGTCACCGCCAGGCACAGAGCCGCCGCCAGCAGCAGACAGAAAAGCGCCGCCGCCCAGCTCTGCCAGCCGCTATCCGCCCGCAGCGTCCAGCCGTTCACACTCAGCCCGGCCTCGGCGCCCGCCCAACCGCCGGGAAGGAGCAGGCCCGCGATGAACAGCAGGACGCTCAGCTGCGCCCCCGCCCACCCCAGCGCCACCTGCGACAGCAGCCAGAGCGGGGTCCGCAGGCGGTCGGCGCCCGACGCCATGGAAGAGCCGTCACCGGGCGAGCCCGTGCGCCGACGCTCGACCACAGGATCAGGCAACGGCACCCCCAGCATCCGCCGGGCGCAGGCGATCAGCACCCGCCGCGTGGTACGGGCCAGCCCGATCACCGCGATCAGTACGGACCAGACCAGCACGGTCAGAGCGAACTGCACTCCCGCTGAAGCCGATGACCACGCCATCGCCGGCAGTGCTGCGAAAGGCAGCAGGGGAAGGCTCGCCAACGCGCCGCAATAGGCGAACAGGGCACCCGCATACGTGGAGCCGCGCAGCAGCGACCGGATTCCTCTGAGCATGGTCAGGCAAGTATGACCGGACGTCCCACCGGCGGCCTCCCCCGATCGGGGGAGCGCATTCTCCCGCCTTCCCGCGATGTGCCCGTGGGCCCCCGAAACCAGAATCGATCCCTCACAGGCTGGCAGGACGGAAGGACGGGCTGATGGACGCTCAGGGAATCGGGACGGCGCTGGACCACGCGGTGTCCGCTCAGGATCAGGCCGTACGGGATCGGACGGCGCCGAACCGCATGGCACCGAACCGCATGGCACCGAACGGAATGGCGCCGGGCCTGACGGCACCGAGGAACAGCCTGGCCACGGCCGCCCTGACGCTGGGCGTCATCAGCCTGTGCACCTCGGTCGTCTTCATCGGCGGGCTGCTCTCGGTGATCGGCCTGATCCTGGGCATCGCCGCGCTGATAGCGGCCAAGCAGACCGGTGCGGGCCGGCGCAGGGCCGTCGCCGCCGTGGTGACGTCGTCCCTCGCGATCGTGGTGTCCGGGCTGGTCGCCGTCTTCATGGTCTGGTACGCGAACAAGACGCAGGAGTGCTACCAGCCCGACAGCTTCCAGCAGTACACGCAGTGCGTCCGCGCGCAGCTGAACGCAGACTGAACGGCCTTCCCCTTCCCTCACCGGTCGGCTGCCCGCTCTCCTCGGCAAGGACGAACATCACCGTGCGAAGCAGAGCAAACCGTAAGGCCCCCCCCTACTCGCCGCCGGCCTCGCGGCGGTCGTGCTTTCGGCGCTGGCACCCTCGACGGCCTTCACCGCGTCCACGGCATTCGACGCCTCCCCCGCCAAGGACCCTCTGCGGCGGTACACGCAGCAGAAGCTCCCTTGGAAACGCTGCGGCGCGAAGGGCCCTACCTCGGCGCTGTCTACATGCAGTTGTTCCCCCAGCGGGCCGACCGGATCGTGCTGGACAGCGCGACCGACCCCACCTGGGTCTACCGGGGAATGTTCCAGGACATGGCGAAGGCGGCCGAGCAGGCTTTCACGCGGTGGACCGCATGGACCGCCCGCCGGCACACGGCCTACGGGCTGGGCGGCACTCCGGCCGAGGTCCGCAAGTCCTACTGGGACCTGATCGTGCGGGCGAACCGCAAGCTCGTCCCTTTTGAGGGACGATCCCTCACCGGCGACGGCATCCGTGCCGACAACGGCAGGTTCTTCCACGTCCAGAAGGCCGCCGAACGGATCGCCGGACTGAAAGAGGCGGCCGAAGGCAGGAACCCGGGTCCTTCCGGCACGGCCGGTCAGGTCCAGGAGTCCGACGACAACTACGCCTCGATCGCCTGGTCCTTCATGTGCGCTGACACCCGCACCTGGTCGCACGACCCCGAGGAGTACCGCCGCGAGGCGATCCGCGACAAGGCCCGGTATCCGCTGTACGGCGACTTCGCCGCCGCCATCAGGCCCTGCGCCTTCTGGGAGCAGGGCAGTGAGCCGCAGACCAGGATCGACAACAAGGCCGGTGCGCTGATCACGCAGAGCGAGTGGGGCTCCCAGACGCCCCTCTTCGCCGCTCAGGCCATGCACCGGGCCCTGCGCGGCTTCCGGCGGGTGACGGTGAACTCTTCATGATCCAGGTCGTGAGCGGGTCATGGGCCATCGAGGAGAGCGGCACTGTTCCCCCGGGCGGGCGGAGTGAAACGGTCTGGACATCGGGTCCACCGTCAGCTTCCGGTCTGGAGACACCATGGAAATCAGCCTGCTGGGACCGCTCGACGCCGAATCGGCAGGGGCTCGGATCCTGCCCACCGCGGCCAAGCAGCGGCAGTTGCTGGCCCTCCTCGCCCTGCACGCCAACCGGGGTGTGCCGGTGTCGATGCTCATGGAGGAGATATGGGAGGACGATCCGCCGCGCAGCGCGTCCACCACGCTCCAGACGTACATCCTCCAGCTGCGCAGACTCATCAGCTCCTCGCTCGGGGACCGCAGCGGCATCGTCGCCAAGGAGATCCTCGTGTACCAGCACGGCGGGTACCAGCTCAGGATGCTGCCGGGGACGGTCGATGCCCAGGAGTACGACCGGATCGCGGCCCGGGGGCAGGCGGCGTTCGACGCGGGTGACGACGAGCGGGCGGTGGCGGCGTTCCGCCGGGCGCTCGATCTCTGGCAGGGGCCCGCGCTCGCCGACGTCCGGGCCGGGACGTTCCTGGAAATGGAGCGGGTACGGCTGGAGGAGAGCAGGCTCGGCATCCTGGAGCGGCGCATCGACGTCGAGCTGAGCATGGGGCGGCACACCGAACTGCTGCCGGAGCTCACCGTTCTGACGGCACGTCACGGACTGCACGAGGGGCTGCACGCGCTGCGTGTGATCGCGCTCTACCGGGCCGGGCGGCCGTCCGAGGCGCTGTCGGCCTTCAGCACACTGCGGACCCGGCTGAACGAGACCTTGGGCATCGAGCCCTCTCCCCGGCTCCAGCGGCTCAACCGTGCCGTGCTCGCCGGGGACCAGCTGCTGGAGCAGGGGCGGCGGCTGGGGCAGCAACGCGGCGTCTGACCGGCCGGGCCCGGCCGGTCCGCCGCATCCAGGGCTCGGGTACGGGGTGTCAGCCTCCGGTCAGTTCCGCGTCAGGGACACCGAGAAGAATCGTTTACGTCCAGCGACACACACCACTTGGAGGAACCATGTCCAGCACCGTCACCATCGGCACCGACCAGCGCGCACAGATCAAGGAGATCGTCTGCGACATCCTCGAAATCGAGGCCGCGGATGTGACGGACACCAGCCTTTTCAAGGAGAACCACGGCGCCGACTCGCTGGGTGCCATCGAGATCCTCTCCTCGCTGGAGCGCACCTTCGACATCGAGATCGACCAGGCCGAGCTGACCCGCATGGTCAACCTCGACGGTGTGGTCGCCGTGGTCGAAGAGGGCCTGGCCAAGTAGTCCGCGGAAGCCGGATGCCGACAGGCATGTCGGCAGAGTTGACAGAGGGGAGGCAGTGATGGACAACAACCACCGGACTCCGCGCCGGGTCGTCATCACGGGGCTGGGTGTGGTCACCAGCATCGGCACCGGGCCGGCGGAATTCCTTTCCGGACTCCGGACCGGCCGCAGTGGGGTAAAGCCGATCACTTCCTTTGATACGGCTG
Encoded here:
- a CDS encoding AfsR/SARP family transcriptional regulator, producing the protein MEISLLGPLDAESAGARILPTAAKQRQLLALLALHANRGVPVSMLMEEIWEDDPPRSASTTLQTYILQLRRLISSSLGDRSGIVAKEILVYQHGGYQLRMLPGTVDAQEYDRIAARGQAAFDAGDDERAVAAFRRALDLWQGPALADVRAGTFLEMERVRLEESRLGILERRIDVELSMGRHTELLPELTVLTARHGLHEGLHALRVIALYRAGRPSEALSAFSTLRTRLNETLGIEPSPRLQRLNRAVLAGDQLLEQGRRLGQQRGV
- a CDS encoding sensor histidine kinase, with amino-acid sequence MLRGIRSLLRGSTYAGALFAYCGALASLPLLPFAALPAMAWSSASAGVQFALTVLVWSVLIAVIGLARTTRRVLIACARRMLGVPLPDPVVERRRTGSPGDGSSMASGADRLRTPLWLLSQVALGWAGAQLSVLLFIAGLLLPGGWAGAEAGLSVNGWTLRADSGWQSWAAALFCLLLAAALCLAVTHALRWLAPRLLGPSSAERLALAAERERALAERNRLAHELHDSIGHTLTSATIQAAVAGEVLGADPVAARAALRSIEESTRAALEDLDYVLGMLREEKAGTAPARALTDLPELFDRMRHAGAEVEPEMSGDCAQVQGTLSRAAYRILQEGLTNALRHGAGGPIRVKVATAPDSLELDVVNRTGAGSAMTRGAFPTSGHGLPGLFERVRLLNGEMEAGPEGPEHWRLTVRLPVRLPV
- a CDS encoding alpha/beta hydrolase family protein, which codes for METLRREGPYLGAVYMQLFPQRADRIVLDSATDPTWVYRGMFQDMAKAAEQAFTRWTAWTARRHTAYGLGGTPAEVRKSYWDLIVRANRKLVPFEGRSLTGDGIRADNGRFFHVQKAAERIAGLKEAAEGRNPGPSGTAGQVQESDDNYASIAWSFMCADTRTWSHDPEEYRREAIRDKARYPLYGDFAAAIRPCAFWEQGSEPQTRIDNKAGALITQSEWGSQTPLFAAQAMHRALRGFRRVTVNSS
- a CDS encoding DUF4190 domain-containing protein yields the protein MDAQGIGTALDHAVSAQDQAVRDRTAPNRMAPNRMAPNGMAPGLTAPRNSLATAALTLGVISLCTSVVFIGGLLSVIGLILGIAALIAAKQTGAGRRRAVAAVVTSSLAIVVSGLVAVFMVWYANKTQECYQPDSFQQYTQCVRAQLNAD
- a CDS encoding acyl carrier protein, producing the protein MSSTVTIGTDQRAQIKEIVCDILEIEAADVTDTSLFKENHGADSLGAIEILSSLERTFDIEIDQAELTRMVNLDGVVAVVEEGLAK